CCGGCGGTGCCGACGGCATGGTGGGCTCCGGCGTGGCGGCTGCCGCGTGCGGCCGACCGGGCGCCGGGGCGTCCGGAGCGGTTGCCGCCGGTAGGACCGGCAGCGCCGTCAGCAGACCGACGCAGTGCACGATCGCCGCGAGCTTCCTGTGGTGTCGTGTCGATGCAGGCATACGAACGAACCTCCGCAGCCGACGCTAGGGGCGCGCGCACGTCGTGCGGGTACGAAGCGGCGAATCCGGCCCCGACGCTGATCATCGCGGGTAGGCTGCGCCGTCCCCGAGGCGACCGTACCGGATCGGCGGTGCTGGTCCGGTCTGCGACCGGACTAGATTGACCTGGTGCGTATCGCTCGTTTCGCTCATGCCAAGGGAATGTCGTTCGGGGTCGTCGAGGGGGAGCCGGAGGCGGGCCCGCAGGGGCTGACCGTCGCCGAGATCACCGGACACCCGTTCGGCCAGATCACGTTCAGCGGCGTCCGGTGGGCGCTGTCCGACGTCCGCCTGCTCTCCCCGATCCTGCCCAGCAAGGTGGTCTGTGTCGGCCGCAACTACGCCGAGCACGCCGCCGAGCACGGCAACGAGGTACCGAAGGAGCCGCTGCTCTTCCTCAAGCCCTCCACCTCCGTCATCGGCCCCCGGGACGCGATCCGCCTGCCCGAGTTCAGCAAGCAGGTCGAGCACGAGGCGGAACTGGCCGTGGTGATCGGGGCGCCGGGCGCCCGTCGCGCCGACCGGGCCGCCGCCGAACGGGCGATCTTCGGCTACACCTGCGCCAACGACGTCACCGCCCGGGACCTCCAGCGGTCCGACAGCCAGTGGACCCGGGCCAAGGGGTTCGACTCCTTCTGCCCGATCGGTCCGTGGATCACCACCGGGCTCGACGTCACCGATCTGGAGATCCGCTGCGAGGTGGGACGCGACCCGGAGGAGATG
Above is a window of Verrucosispora sp. NA02020 DNA encoding:
- a CDS encoding fumarylacetoacetate hydrolase family protein is translated as MRIARFAHAKGMSFGVVEGEPEAGPQGLTVAEITGHPFGQITFSGVRWALSDVRLLSPILPSKVVCVGRNYAEHAAEHGNEVPKEPLLFLKPSTSVIGPRDAIRLPEFSKQVEHEAELAVVIGAPGARRADRAAAERAIFGYTCANDVTARDLQRSDSQWTRAKGFDSFCPIGPWITTGLDVTDLEIRCEVGRDPEEMEVRQLGRTRDMVFDVPALVSYVSHVMTLLPGDIVLTGTPAGVSPITEGDTVAVRIQGIGELTNPVVSAT